Part of the Lycium ferocissimum isolate CSIRO_LF1 chromosome 6, AGI_CSIRO_Lferr_CH_V1, whole genome shotgun sequence genome, GCTAGTAAAGTTAGCgtgttagagttgaccacggtcaacattgggttaggatgaccctgtgtcaatgttttggaagttctAACATGttagtatgatgattttgaacttgtccacaagttacggtgaggttccgaagagtttcagataggtttgggttttgtcgcgcttGTATTCGATATTTTCACCGTAGGTCTGTGGATAGAAATGGCTCCAGATTGCTCAATGACCTTTTTTTTAgtgaggtttgaaccattagatccgtatagTAATTACGAAGCCATAACAAAAAGAATCGTCGTGTTTCGCCTCCGTATGAGGGAATTATGACAATTTTAGTGCGGACTGTTCCAGCAGGTCCGTTGTACCGACCAagaggccgctatagcggtacggCTGTAGTGTTTTGGTGACCGCTGCTAGCGACCGAAGGGGGCAGAACAtcctatttttatattataactCCGAACCATTACCCACAAGACCtcaaagtcagttttcaagagagaaagaggcaaaattcattccattctttggtgaaagcatcttggagggtaagtccccatctttaattgttccttttactttcttcttcaagttccatgtTTATTTTAAGAGGTCtatcaatggtgggtgaaaatcctagaaccctagaattagtacacccttaaataattggtgagttgttgattttgttgttaattaatcatctaggagtatagattatcactttttAGGAAGcgaattttatttcttatggttgaaattgcatgttgagacttagggttctaataaaaatgaaaattttatcctaaaatctgtttgaaagggtaaattgattagaaacccgtgaattgaaggttaatcattgtagagatagaagttatgataaattcaccattaaaggatggtttgACCAAtcgaaaagggtagaagtaagtgggtcttcttccccaaattgttgttcttgtttaaatacatggtttatTGCTTatttagcatcatattgttagactttggcCGTTATGAGGAGCTTCGGAAATAGAAGACtcatgtggagtagttcgtggctcctgttctgcattcaaggcaggttatggcttactttagttagactttgattagcgaaacgtatgtattgtgtagaattgacgggagaaagcatgattaggtcatcggacatggtgttttgtttggatattagctaggttggtatgacttctgattttgtgggctcgtcgccattactttatgtactgaaatatgaggtgtagttgtattcatattgtggcgattcgggatggatttctattaggttgattgttgttgatggtggctcgtTGCCCTGCTATTGTAATTAGACTTCTTacctaaattgtcgtgttgtactcaattctctcttattgtgacacatattatcggagaaaggaaggataatgagtttaggctcaaattgtgatataaacttatgacaaTACGTAGAgtaaaacttgatgtatgatttactgttgatgataatatataaaaaaaaagtggagcttcttggtgatacaagacctagttgtgaggcgtacttgctatatgaggaagtaaagagggacatagactcttatgttggttgagacggtttgtatgattcatttcatggttgagttgatccaagtcttgatatgacttgtgtcTTGTGACTtataccttcactgttgctttattgggttgcattgatttactatgtttacactcatttattcATTCATATACTCATACATGGTGGAAATGGTTTAGAAAcgattcatgaaagacttgtggcatgatgccttgtgtttgacattgatattgctaattgttcatagtccatacatactaatgaactggaatacgttgagacatacattgtgatgtgaaattagtgaagaaggtaatataatctttttgttgaacttgtgatactatttgatacatggtacttgatgattTGAGCATGGATAATAAGAGGGCAGGAAATACCGTTACGTACAGATATATGGAAAGAcacatatgtgacctagattatggctcGTGGTTCGAGGTTCGTTCCAAAAACGAGGGATATATTGATATGGCCCGCATCCAAGGTTctttccggagcggaggtttatgTTCGTGTCCGAGGAGTGAAgctggaacgagtggtacatggacaccatgggtcccctgcaggtcatgactactgcgcaatgacatcaattagcatgtgtgtacagttcgaGTGATTGACCAGTGCAtgcagtggcggatccaggattttgaAGCAATGGGTTCTCCACTATATTTAGCGCAAGCAGGAGCATCGAGCAGATAATCAATGGATTCAACTAAACCCAATGTTTTCCACATAGAGTAAGGATATATGCATAAGATCACCAAGATTCAACATGTATAAATTTTTGAACTTATAATTTCAAAAGTGTAATAATGAATTCAATACTAAAGATctaaaaattggaaaaatcaaattttattcCTAAATACCATCTACTAATGTACAATCGCTAAGAATGTCATATAAGTGCACAACTATTTGAGAATGATAATAAAAATGTCTAACCTATAaactattattgatattatcattttaatataagaaaaaaaaatattcacaaTTAGTATTggcattttcatattttgacaATGTTTAATTACACAAAATTTGTTGTAGAACTTTTTAGTCAATAATATAATGGAGAAGAAAGAACTAACACAGAAAAAATGAGTTTCTTTAAGTGGAACAAGAGAACTAAAAGGGTAAAGGGACACAGAAAAGCCTTCTCAGTTAGTGTTGGGAACGAAAACCAGAGTAAAAATGGAACgtaataaaagaaagcaaataaacaaaaagaagcCTGATATTGGGAGCAACACTGGAaggaataaataaattaaaatataaagtaaaaatggaaaaaaaggaacaaacaCTTACAAAATGCTTAATGCGGGAATCGATCCTAGGTAAGTGACTTCATTGACAATAAGCATATTTGCCCAAGCAACCACCGCACCTAGTTGGACTTTTGTTTACTAGGTGCTCAAGCATTGATTTTATCAGTTTTAACAAGTTTTTAGTGCAGATATATGAGTTCCGCGTCGAGAGTAATGGGTGCTCGAGCACCCACAGTGACATATGTGGATCCGCCCCTGAGTGcttggcattgcattgcattgcacatcatcatattttgcattgtgCATCATTACATATTATTCTGAATTATGATATGCTCATTTGGTtatgattttggtatggatggtGAATGCCTattatgatataaatatgacaattgactgagttaaattgtggattattGACTTTACCTAGGGACgaaacttggacttgtgattatcaggtgagattattgaaacttgatagacttgtggtttagaggCTTCATATTAGGCCGTGACTCTGTTATGAGAGGttttgtgacttggatttgagtattaagtgcctatttatttatcttattgattttatacttatatgcgtgaactaatattagtcggcctatgatgcttactggtacatagtgtttgtattgatactaccttgATGCACCTTTTTTAAGTGCAAATTGTGTTctagagatttcatccagattacatctccagcttgaagctagtttgctcaatcagatccgagggtgagcttttatccatgccatgccacctgaagatctctctttccagatgtctatttttattccagacattctttgttattatatttgagatatacttcattctttagatattgttagttagagtccttgtacgatgactttcagatcttggggatgtaatagttagacttccgcacttgtatcgtttattatttatgacttggtagacTATTTATTCGTTCACATATTCATTGATTCTTTAAGTATAATTGattaaagaaattaaagttGGCTAGTGATTAAAGGGTTAAcagataagggttcgcctactagtgataataacgtaggtgcccgcatgatcggtaatttgggtcgtgacatatatatacacactttttgtataatttgtgtatatatacacacaccgtttgtatattgtgtgtatatacacacattttgaatttatgttgtatattttggaaGCACCTGGACTAACATTGCATACCAAAAATAGAAGGCACACCCCTGGTTCTGGAGCAACTGGAGGCTATTCCTTTTCTGATACACATACAAGATGtgtatataagttgtatattttgtgtatatatatacaaaattttgtataaatagtGCATATTTTGAACCTGTGTACATAACCTGATTTTTTAGACTTCTTCATGTTCCTAGTGCAAGTTTCAGCCTTGAAGGATAAAATAGCAACAGATTGTTGTACCTGTTGAGCAGCAAAGactattttttatacaaaatagCAACACAAATGCACTTATACAAAAGGTTTAACACAATCTTCCAGCAAAGATTAGTCGGAATGAAAGAGTATATGTTTTATTCTAAAAAATTAGAATACTAGTGTAAATGCATTATTCGCCAACATTTTTTGTAACGTAAACAGTTGCTTCAttcaaatgaaaaaagaatAGGAAACAGTCAAACATTCTTGGGACAGCATCTATTAGATTCTTGTTGGAGCATTTTTGCATGTCCTTCTGTTTTTCCCTATTGTTCCACACCGACCACATGAGCTTGGATTCGTGGTAGACAAATACTCGAAAATTCCTTTGTATCGTTTAATCCTTGGTCTACCTGGTCTGGGTTTCCATATCGGTGGTTTGACTATTTGATCTAACACCTCTGTTGGAATGTCCCATGCACTCTCATCAGGAATTGAATTCATGTCATGTTCTCTTCACATtcgtgtattcaagccatgcccagccatattcttaaccatgacccatcattcgaggacgaatgatcctaagggggagatattgtaacacctcgtatctttaacctaagctttgaccatgatcctagacttagagaagtagataaaggatgtgagaattggaatttccctgttcagttgtaagatgggggtttacgcccatgaacagtgatcGTATTTCAGTTTACGGGTCGTAAATCAAGTCGTAAACCGTTACCAAGGATTTCtgaacattctggaatttggcatttagacgttacattgttaaatacggaccgtatttcaatatagacccgtatttcaaaacgtaaacTGATACCaaggatttctgagcattctggaatttgacagttgattgttacattgttaaatacggactgtatttcaaaatttggcccgtatttcaaaacgtgtttggaatttgggaaaacttccttcatgaaagttgtagaactttgaaatacctttccaacggtatattatgggggtcaaacggacgtctgtgcaaagagttatggctaTTTTACTAATGAGACGCAGTGCAGTCCTTTCggaatacgggccgtatttcaaaatacggccagtatttcaaaatacggccagcaCTGTGCTGGACGTAAACTGCAATTTcccagaacagtatatattcgtccctatcagttcaaatcattatttttcattccttcaagccctagaacgacctcctaccctctcccatcatcaagaacaccaaggtaagcctactctaattattccaactcaattctaacgtATACTCTAatgatctaaacaagaaatcatcattccaaaactagggttttcaagaaaacccatctcaaggttcaagaattcaagattttggaaatcttcttcaaagctcaagtctttaattcaagttttggagcgactaaggtatgtagagttactatctacgtgtgggaacatcattgttctttcccacgcctcataatccataaattatgattctctactaaaactagggtttctataccatactcatgataaccctaggtccatgttcatgattatattatgtatgaattgttataattccatcattgagttcttaatatttctttatgattattgagaatccgtccgtaatccatgaaaacccatatcttgtattccatgggttcttgcatgcatgtttttaaataaaaatgcttatttcatgaatatcctacatgtctacaagttttcatgcaattgtattttataactatgttcatatcatgactcaagatacgtacatgctaaatacaagttatttcatgaaaccattttacaagttatttcatgaaaccatgtttataagttattttcgtgaaatcatgattacaagacaagtacaagttaattcacgaaaatcatgggcttcttagccaactatattatgttcatgttttgggaattgcacgaattaccgagaaggctcagatagcctgaaactaattagccaccgtaggacaaggatcgctccgcccagttaggacgataccttaattttacactgaatggatccatcaggcacgaTACCAtcttataccctggcaaggtatgaagACTTTGTTGGTCGCGGCGAggaccagactccacgtacccacgtggtgatatcacatgtcggtttatgaaatgctctccctacttatcatgttttacttatgttatatatacatgtactcatgctcatgctcgTATCCGGGTTTTCAATTTcggttcttatcatgttattccatgtcccatgttatttctttcggttgctttacataccggtacaTTCAATGTCGCGTCCCTTTTTGtgccgggggcctgcatttcacgatgcggtaaGAATTCCCTGAGGACGATGCCTACTGCTCGGTAGGATACTGCACGTaccggcttattggtgagccccgtcttatcggggtttagacattgtcattctttaattagtctgcatctaaaggtatgctgggggccttgtcccagcaagtatgtttttcaATCAGGATTCACGATTAGAGGTTttatagactagtcagtttagttatgttagacatgcaaagtgtttagccatctttggctcaacttatgttattttcgctgtcatgatttaaacaagtatttcattaaattattatgacatctcatgttttataaaagatcatcacgttcatgctatatttccgctcatgtatgcctcgcTGATGATTcgacaagccatgtggttcgctcggtcacatacgatatgcaccgagtgccgtgtttcgcccaggccatggttcggggcgtgacaattatggtatataatatgtatcactacaGTGCCTTGTATAGCAACtatatcactattgtatataatatgtatcactacaGTGCcttgtatagaaactgtatcacTACACTGCCTTgtatagaaaccgtatcattattgtatataatatgtatcactacaCTGCCCtgtatataaattgtatcattcttgtatataataGGTATCACTACACTGCCAtatatagaaactgtatcattattatatataatatgtatcactacaATGCcctgtatagaaactgtatcattattgtatataatatgtatcactacaCTGCCCtgtatataaattgtattaTCATTGTATATAATAGGTATCACTACACTGCcctgtatagaaactgtatcatcgttgtatataatatgtatcactacaCTGCcctgtatagaaactgtatcatcgttgtatataatatgtatcactacaCTGCCCAGTATAGAAattgtatcattattgtatataaTATGCATCACTACACTGCCCTGTAGATAAActatatcattattgtatataatatgtatcactatctTTGCCCCACCCCCTGTATAGAAcctgtatcatttttgtatattaaatGCATATTTCAACTGAACTTGCacattataatttatattttttaaagagGTATTCTCTTAAATGTGTCGATACAAGATGCACTTGGGCTTTTAGATCTTCAAGTCTACAAGATTAAAAAATCTTCAAGGTGACAAAGTTCATTCATGTTCACACTTGCCTAGTCGTGGAGAGAATGTTGTCACAACGTCATGCTACTTCAATAACCATTGCAAAAATGGTGAAGAACAAGTATGTCAATCTTAAATCAACATACACTCCAGTACAAATCATAGAAGACATGAGAAACCAATACGGGATTAGGATGAATTACAAGAAAGCTTATAGATCAAGAGAAAAGGCACTTGAAAGCATATAGATAAAGAGAAAAGGCGCTTGAAACGTTAAGCGGTTCCCGGGCCGAATTTTATCGTAAACTGCCAGCTTTCCTATATATGGTAAATAAGACAAATCTAGGATCTTTCACAATGTTGCCCAAAACAGCAGACTGGCACTTCTTGTATGCTTTTGTCGCACTGAACACATTAATCAGAGGATGGGAATATTGTATGCCTGCTGTCGCGGTTGATGGGACTTTCCTTAAATCATCGTACGCGGGGACCATATTGTGTGCTACTGTACTCGATGCAGTAGGTGAGTTAAGTGAAATTTCATTTCTTGACATGTTTGAATATTACTACTATGTTCAGTTCAAAGAACTTTTTCAATATGTTTCTCGCTGTCATTTCAGTATTGATACTTTCTCATTTGCTTAATTCAGGTAAAATCTTGCCACTAGcatatgctaatgttgattatgaAAACGATGCTTCATGGGATTGGTTTTTTCGAAAGTTGAAACAGGCTTACGGTGAAAGGGAAAACATGTACATAGTATCTGATCGGCATGATAGCATTTTGAAGGCAACTTCGAATGTAAATCTAGATGTGCCTCACTACAATTGCATCTACCACCTATGGAACAACATCAAACGTAGATTCAAGAAGCACCACGAGCGATTAAGACTCATATTCTTTGCAATGGCAAATGCATACATGAGGGCAGATTTTAATCGCCTCATGGAAGATACGGACAACATCGATGATAAGGTGAGGGGTTACCTGTTCGATATTGGCTATGAAAAATGGTCCATAGCTCATTCCGCAGTAAGTAGATCTATGGTGATGACTTCAAATATAGCGAAGTCCCTAAATTCAGCAACTAGACACGTTAGAGACCCGCCAATCAAGAATTTGCTAGAATTCATGATGAATTTGGTTATGAGATGGAACAATGACAACAGAAAGGATGCAATAGCAACATTTACTGAATTAGGGAacaaatataacataataatgaaGGAGAATATCATTTTGTCAGATAAAATGACAGTAAAACATTCAGTTTCTATTtctgtttcatacacttgaatAACTCTCTTCTCCCGGTTTACTAATGACATTTGGTAAAAATTTAGGTAATGACTTCAactgattatgtatattcaGTGATGGATGCTGAAAAGCGCAACATAGTGTGTATGCGTGAAAAGAAGTGCAGTTGCCAACGATTTCAAATCGACTGGATCTCTTGTCCGCATGCTATGGCGGTATTGAGCTACACACATATGGAGGTGCAAAACTATTGCGCTGCTTATTACACCAAAGAATACTTCTTGAAGACATATGAAATGATGTGattacatgaaaacatggatactCTGGCATGAGACATGAAACATGGGCGCTGGATACatgacatgagcgtgaaacatgagacataacatgacatgggTTATGGAAAGTTACCTTGAGAGTTCTGCGCTGGCAcgttcaaacaaaaatgggtacttggacttcatatcctcctcggcttcccatgtaaCTTCCTCAACCTTCGACTCCTCCACGGGACTttcactgaggctacttccttagttctcaacttgcgaacacgacgatcaagaatggctatGAGGATCTCCTCATAGGTTAAACCATCCTTAATTGTTATAGTATCAGCGGGAACAACCAATGTCGGATCtcctacacacttcctcaacatgaacacatgaaatacgggatgtaCAGTGTGACcaaatcttgtggcaactcaagttcataggcTACTAAACCGACCTTCCGGACtcgtaaggtccaatatatctaggACTCGAgcttcctttcttgccaaatctcataacacccttcatgggtgagactttaaggaacacccaatcatcgactGAAAATTttaagtcccttcgcctcacatctgtgtaggacttctggcgactctgagccgtcTTCAAACGCTTCtgtattaacttgactttctccatagcctgataaacCAAATCTGGCCCTAACAACTCTGCCTCgccaacttcgaaccaaccaattggtgatctacatcttcgcccatatagagcttcaAATGGTGTCATCccaatgctagcatgataactgttattataggaAAACTCGATGAGAgccaagtgatcatcccaattacctttgaaatccaagacgcatgctctcaacatatcctccagggtctgaatagtacgctctgcctggccgtctgtctgcggatgaaaagttgtgctgaggttcaccttggtacccaatcctttctgaaaggatttaaAAGTTCGCCGTGAACCGAGCACCACGATACGAAATAATGAATCTTGGGGTCCCATGCAATCCGACAATTTCGTTAACAtgacttggcataatcttctagCCGCGAATCCGTGGTCTTGATCGGCAAAAGTGCGCCGACTTAGTAAGCCTtgtcaacgatcacccaaatagaatcatgtCTCTAGTGAACGAGGTAGACACGatataaagtccatattgatcatttcccatttccagacaggaatatcaatattctgagccaagccaccaggcctctggtgttcggctttcacttgctgacaattcggacacttagctacaaaatctgccatattcttcttcatatcattccaccagtAAATGTCCTTAAGaacatgatacatcttagtggaacctgggtgaatggaatacctggaattgtgagcttctgacatgattCTCTCTttgagcccatctacatctggaacacataatctacctcaatacctcaaggtaccatcatctcccccttgttcaaaagtcgtcgtcttatgcttgtgaatcctcTTCATATTTCTGACAAGTAGGGATCATTAAACTGCTTTCTCCTTGACTTCAACGACTAGAGAGGAAAGAGCTCTATTCTCGAACAACACACACcaccatcctcggagtccaaaagtcaAACTCGAATTGGCtaaacggtgaacttcctttGTCATGACTCTCTTATCTACATCCACGtgggctaaacttcccatggaacgccgactaagagcatccgctacaacattcgcttttccCCGGATGGTAAAGAATATCCACGtcgtaatccttaagcaattcgagtcATCTCCTTTGCCTAAGATTCGCtcctttttgcttgaagatatcgcAGCTTTTATGATGCGAAAAtgtcaacatgcactccatacaaataatgacgccatatcttaagtgcaaaaactacgGTATCAGtcaactctaggtcatgagtcggataattcttttcgtgaaccTTAGTCACGAGATCATAAGCTATAACCTTACCAtcgcattaagacacatccgagaccaactcccgaagcatcacaataaaccacgcACCCTTCGGTTCCTTCTGGTAGCGTCAAAAATGGAGCAGAAGTCAATGTCTTCTTCAACACTTCAAAgcttcgctcacaagcatctgaccaTTGGAACTTAACCTCTTCACgggtcaacttagtcaacggagcgaaatagaggaaaatcccttAACGAAACGTCCTTGCCCGGACCCAAGAAACTCCTTATATCGGAAACTGAagtgggtctgggccaactcCTTACCGCATCAATCTTCTGAGAGTCAACTTTAACACCTTCTCCTgagatcacatggcctaagaatgccactgacttaagccaaaactcacactttgagaattttgcaaaaagttcgcgatctttaagagtctgcaacactattttgagatgttctgcatgatcagcctcattacgggaatacaccaaaatgtcatcaatgaagacaatgacgaataagtcgagataaggcttgaagaccctgttcataagatccataaaAGCAGTTggcgcatttgtcaacccaaatgacataacaagaaattcaaaatggccataacgggttctgaaagcggt contains:
- the LOC132061294 gene encoding uncharacterized protein LOC132061294, encoding MVNKTNLGSFTMLPKTADWHFLYAFVALNTLIRGWEYCMPAVAVDGTFLKSSYAGTILCATVLDAVGKILPLAYANVDYENDASWDWFFRKLKQAYGERENMYIVSDRHDSILKATSNVNLDVPHYNCIYHLWNNIKRRFKKHHERLRLIFFAMANAYMRADFNRLMEDTDNIDDKVRGYLFDIGYEKWSIAHSAVSRSMVMTSNIAKSLNSATRHVRDPPIKNLLEFMMNLVMRWNNDNRKDAIATFTELGNKYNIIMKENIILSDKMTVMTSTDYVYSVMDAEKRNIVCMREKKCSCQRFQIDWISCPHAMAVLSYTHMEVQNYCAAYYTKEYFLKTYEMM